In Setaria viridis chromosome 5, Setaria_viridis_v4.0, whole genome shotgun sequence, the genomic stretch AGTTCGTAAAATTGAGGTATGGCAATTTGTATTGATCCGATCTCTATGCAGTTTAAACTTAATCATTCATTCCCATCCTTAGCTTTGTTTCTATTTACATACGGAGTCCAACAACGGTTAAGCCATCATCGTCATTATACATCTTGACGCCGCTCCCATTGTAGGTCACCTTCTACTGCGGCAATGGGGTTCCGAATGCTGGTACGCCACTTAGAGCTGTGCCTGCCCCCGCTTCGATCGGAACACACGAGTTCCATATGTgggtcccacgtaataaacaCATGGCATCAAACCATCCACAAatgtcttctactactatacttgcaaagagaggactactTGGAACAACacaccaacatattgtgaagcaAAGTTAATATATTAGGAACAAGCGAAaaataacgtgagagcaagtaaggaccgtagcaacgcacgggcatttctacTCGTAAATATTAAAATTATGTTTTCTAGCCTAAATAAAGTGACTTTTCCGTAGCAAAGCACGTCCTTTCCCAACAAAATCTGCGTTAACTGTCACGTGGGGCCAACCTAAATAAACGGGACCCACTGTCATTGAGGGGAGCCGGTCTCCGTTCTCCCAGGCCGCCAATTCCCACCCGGGAAAGGGAACCCTGGAGGTTTCCAACGGAGTTCTGGACAGATCCGGCGGCGGGTCCCACCTGTCACAGGCGCCGGGCCGCGCCGTTCTCGAACCGCCTTATATAACGAGGGCAGAACCGTCCAACCGCAAGAGAGATCCCAAAATAAAAGCAAAACAAGGGAGAGGGGGCACGGCCGAGAGAAAagacttgtattttttttttggcctcCCCGTCCCCGACTCCGCTCGCATTTCCCGCTTTGTTTCCGCCTCCTCGCTCCCCCCTCTccagacctcgccgccgcctcgcgcccgGCCTGCGCGCTCTCTCtcctagggttagggtttccgccgccggcgacaggGATCGCGTCCTGATCGGTGAGTACATgtccctctcttccttctctgcCCATGTGATCTGTTCCTGGTCGTTGCCCGTCGAGATGTCGTTTGCTGGGCCGGCCCTGCTTGATGGTTGAAGTAGGGGATCTCATCGTTTGGGCATGGCCCGACGTTCTGATGTACGTGGTGCGGGATCTCTGACGGTGCCGTTTGCGTTGGTTTTCGGATCTAGGGTTTGGACGCGGTCGTGGCGTGTGAATTGGAGATCTGTCGTTGAATTTGGTGTCTGCTTTAAGGCTTTGTTGCGGACGATTTGGCATGCGGTGCCAACTTTTTCCTTGATTTACTCTTCGTTGAATACGATTATACGAAGGTTGCGCTGGCAAATTGGTTTCGCTCTACGGACAGATCCTCTTAAAAGTTACCAGCAGTGTTTTCGTTGCTTTATTGATGACGTGTGGCAAATTTTTGTTATCAGAAGAAATTTGCTAATGATTGCAAACTAGAGATATCGAACAGTATTAAGTATGGGTGGTTTCTTAAGGTTAATTCATGCTGTTATTAAGAAATGACGAAATTTGACATGTGCTCTATCATCCCATCATTCTATTTCTATAAAGTGAAGTTGAGAATACAACTACACGTACAAGCATTGGTAAGCAGAACTTTGGTTTTCAGGATGTACAACTTCACAATCCTGCAACACACTCGAATACAACTTATATATTTGTTAGGGAATCATCTTATATACTAGTTAAGCAATTTCAAGCTACTTGTAATTTGCTCAGCTGTTATTATGTTAACATAgtgttgttgccttgttggtaCTGCCATCTTTGAGATCAAGAATTTCTTGTCTTCACCCTAGTAGAAGATTTAAGCTATTTGGTCGCACCTTCCAGACAATTTTGCTCAAGCAATATGAAAAATTGTCCCAACCTGTTTGCAACGTGTTTGTGTGCATATGGGACATCTGTGATGGTCTAGAAAGAACGTTGTTCTCCTGCGTCATTGCGTGTTGGACACATCTAAGTTTGAAAGAACAAGTATGGACATTCACATTCTATAGAGTTCTGATATTAGCTGGTCGTTGTAGGATGACTGAAGTCAACATTAGTTCGGTCTGTTATGATCCGATAATGTTCGACAGCTTGAAAGTATGCCCTCTATGTTGCGAAGGACTGAATTTAGCTTTTACCTTGTCCGGTGTAACCAAGAAGCTCTGATATTTTTATACAACTTGCTTTTATAAATACGACCATGAAATTGTGCTCACACTTTATTTGGATAAATCTTTGGTAAAAATGCATAAACATTATATTGCTTGTTCTATTATTTTTAGTTACAGCAACCTTGGTGACGACTTCTGTATAGAACTTACTACATGTTCTCTTATTTTGGGTTGCATCTTTTTTAACATTATAGAACTTTTATATGTGACACTTTGCCTTTCCAGTCCTTGCCAATTAAGCAATGCCATAAAATGATCACGGACAATTATGTGCTGCAGTTTACGTGGCACAACCTTTCTCTGTATTTCAAGTTATGGCcttcatttttattttgtttgcatGGATTACAATGTTAAATTGCCAATGACAGCCCTTGTATTCCAGCTTACTTTGAACATTGGAGTTGAACAAGGCACTTCTTCTGAAGTGAATTGCATGGAGATGGGAATGACCCCTGAAATAATGTATGGGCAAAATATTTTTGTTCCTGCTACTGCAAATCCCTACCAATATGGCTACGCAGGTATGGGGTCTGCTTGGTGTTGTATCTGTTATTGGTGTTTGCCTCTTTTGTGTATTACATTTAGTTGTAACCAATTTGCTAAATGCAGAAGTTGGACAGCCTATGGAATGGTATAACCACCCGAGCACTGTAGGATATGATGGCCAAGATGTTTTTTACCCGGTTAGTATACTATAAGAGTCTTGTTGTTTAATTAATGCCATTTACAATCATGTGTTTTAAAATGTTCCTTTTCTTGAATACATGTTTTAAAATGTTTATTTCTTTCATATTGTTTGCAGACAGAAGGCATGCCATGCGTATACTATGCTGCCCCGGACAATGCATCTATGCATCCTTCCTACAGTCCTTACCCTGTTGATCCTTCTTTCATACCTGATGGCTCATTTATGCCTCAGGAATATGTTGCTGACCCTGCTAACTCGACATGCCAAGTAGCCTCCACACCCTATTACATTCCAGCTGTTCTTCCTTATGCTCAAGATAGTGTCCCAGGAAGCGCAACTACACCTCTTCTCTCCAATGTTGCATTTCTTCCTGGCATGCCAGGCTATGCTGCAACATCTGCAAATGCAGCATTTCCTTTTATTGCTCCTGTTACCAACAAAAGCGACATTCATGTGAATCCACCAGTACAGTCTACTATTGTCTCTTCAAAGCAGTTTCAGGACCATGCGAAACTGCCAAAGGTTCAACTGCATAATTCAGTTGCACAGAAGCATGAGTTGTCAGATAGATCCATGGTGCCTATTAAACTCCCTCATGCTTCACAGGTAGGCAAATTTACAAGCCATTGTTGGGCCTTTCTTTTTTGTCAGGTTACATTTTTTTGGTTAACGTGTTTATAATAGGATCTcctgaaccctgatttgtggctcttgttgggtttcaactctagcctatcccaacttgcttgggactgaaaggctgtgttgttgttgttgtgtttATAATAGGATCTGTTATTTTTCTGTACGAATGGTAGCCTTGTCAGATAGTGCCTCTATTGGGGCTCCTGTACATGTAATTACCCCTAATTGACATGTTCACGCAATTGTAATTAAGGATAAGTTTGAATTGGATGCTTGTTATTGTTAGGTAACATTGCTCAATGCATCACTACTAGGTGGCTAGTAGTCATGTTGAATTTCTGCTGGGATATCTTTGGGTGTGGTGTATGAGCCTAAGAGTTGTTTAAAAGAAAGTTAACTTTCCCTAACTTATAGGGGGGTTGCtaccctttttttcttttccttttgggaCTACTTGTAGCTAAATACATTCAGAAATTATAAGCATATCTTGGATAGTGTTTCAAGCATGATTTTGTTTGGGATTGATGTAACTGACTTCTAAATGGAGTCAAGCTGACCTTGTGAGTAGTTTTCCTTTTGTCTGTATCTCAAAATGGTTGTCTTTTGCTTATGACAGGCATCCGCACATTTGCTTGAAAGGCCAATATCTGCCGCCAAGCAATCACCAAAAGCGAAATTGTCTGGAAACAATTGCTTGGGATATGCTACATCTGATCTTCAGAAGTGGGCTGCTGCTGAGAAATTTCAGCCTTCTTCAAAGTCGAGTGCTCATCTAAATGGTCCTGGGCAAAAGGTTCATCATTTGTTAAACGAACATAGCTTAGCTGACTCTCAGAAACCAGGCAATCAGAGAAGCTCTGCCATGGTTGTGAAATCTTATACGTCGAGGCTCCCTGTCGGTAATCCTGAGGGGACAATCCTTATAAGAACCGACCAATACAACAGAGATGATCTCCAGGTGGATTATACATATGCAAAGTTCTTTGTTATCAAGTCGATTGGTGAGGCAGATGTCCACAAATCAATCAAATATGGTGTATGGTCAAGTTCCTCCAATGGAAACAGCAAGCTGGATAGTGCATTCAGGGATGCCGACAGGATATCAAGGAGGAATTCTACCAAGTGTCCagttttcttgttcttctccgTGAGTGTTTATCTACTTATCATCCAAAAAGATATTTGTGCTCATAGTTCAATTATTGAATTTCTAATTGTGTTTATCAGGTGAATGGTAGTGGTCACTTCTGTGGCATGGCTGAGATGGTTGGCCCTGTTGATTTTCACAAGGACATGGACTTCTGGTGTCAAGATAAATGGACTGGGTGCTTTCCTGTGAGATGGCACATTGTCAAGGATATACCAAATTATTCTTTGCAGCATATTACACTGCAGAACAATGAAAACAAGCCTGTCACGCACAGCAGAGATACACAAGAAGTAAGTGTGCCATGTCCATTTTTGCATGAAAATTGTTCAGTACTGTTTAACTGTTCAATTTTAGGAAGTTTATTAATTTTCATGAAGTTCTGCAAAGAATCTTTATTTCTCGAGCATTTTCACTGTCACATGCTGTAAGGCTTTGCTCTTTAATGAGCATCTAGATCTCTCCTCATGATCTGTTGCGCAATGTCTCAATTTCAGATACCATACATCCCTGGAATGTCCGTGCTCAAGATCTTCAAGGACATCAAAGTAAAGGAGTGCCTGTTTGATGATTTCATGAAGTATGAGGTGGAAGAAGCGCAATATAGCCCTCATAGAAGGTGCAGGCTGAGCTATAATGCCCCAGATTTTGTACCTGTCTCGCAGCGTACAAAGGATGTGCTTGACACTCAGCAGACGAAATCCAGCAGCGTACTGATAGACAGAACTTCAGAGGTACAAAATGTGTCAGAGAAGCCACATGATCCTAAGGCGATCAAACCTCAGGAGCCATGTGTAGAGCTCTCTGATAAACAGGTGGCTGAGGCTGGGAAAGAGAATGGACAACAAGAAAACCAGTGCAGTGGCAATCAGAGTCAGGAGGATGCAGTGAAAACTGTAACTAACCAGCCACCAACTTCAAGCTTGAAGACAGGTGCGGATGGGAAGCAGCAATACTGGAAGAAGGTTGAGAACCCACGGCAGCACACAGACAGTGCCGCTCAAGGCTCATCAAAGCTAACTGAAAAGCGTCTAAATGGAGTTCGTACCTCCACAGGCGTGGTATCAGAGAGCAGCGAAGAGCAAAAGATAACCGCTAAACTTGGTTTGTTCAAGATCAGTTCCAAGACAGAGGAGGCTGACCGAAAGAGCAGGACAGTTGGTGTGGTGACAATTGGCTCGATGCCGGTACGGGTGGACAGCTCGGAGGTCTAGTGGCTAG encodes the following:
- the LOC117857584 gene encoding uncharacterized protein; this encodes MEMGMTPEIMYGQNIFVPATANPYQYGYAEVGQPMEWYNHPSTVGYDGQDVFYPTEGMPCVYYAAPDNASMHPSYSPYPVDPSFIPDGSFMPQEYVADPANSTCQVASTPYYIPAVLPYAQDSVPGSATTPLLSNVAFLPGMPGYAATSANAAFPFIAPVTNKSDIHVNPPVQSTIVSSKQFQDHAKLPKVQLHNSVAQKHELSDRSMVPIKLPHASQASAHLLERPISAAKQSPKAKLSGNNCLGYATSDLQKWAAAEKFQPSSKSSAHLNGPGQKVHHLLNEHSLADSQKPGNQRSSAMVVKSYTSRLPVGNPEGTILIRTDQYNRDDLQVDYTYAKFFVIKSIGEADVHKSIKYGVWSSSSNGNSKLDSAFRDADRISRRNSTKCPVFLFFSVNGSGHFCGMAEMVGPVDFHKDMDFWCQDKWTGCFPVRWHIVKDIPNYSLQHITLQNNENKPVTHSRDTQEIPYIPGMSVLKIFKDIKVKECLFDDFMKYEVEEAQYSPHRRCRLSYNAPDFVPVSQRTKDVLDTQQTKSSSVLIDRTSEVQNVSEKPHDPKAIKPQEPCVELSDKQVAEAGKENGQQENQCSGNQSQEDAVKTVTNQPPTSSLKTGADGKQQYWKKVENPRQHTDSAAQGSSKLTEKRLNGVRTSTGVVSESSEEQKITAKLGLFKISSKTEEADRKSRTVGVVTIGSMPVRVDSSEV